One window from the genome of Pyrus communis chromosome 16, drPyrComm1.1, whole genome shotgun sequence encodes:
- the LOC137721569 gene encoding heavy metal-associated isoprenylated plant protein 23-like, with amino-acid sequence MGVGETLEYLSDLVNNSGYKHKKKKQLQTVELKVRMDCDGCELKVKNALSSLTGVKSVEINRKQQKVTVTGYVEPNKVLKKAKSTGKRAEIWPYVPYNLVAQPYIAQAYDKKAPPGYVRNVDNNPSSTGTVTKYEDPYTTMFSDDNPNACSIM; translated from the exons ATGGGAGTTGGAGAAACATTGGAGTACTTGTCTGATCTGGTGAACAACAGTGGGTATAAAcacaaaaagaagaagcaattACAGACAGTGGAGCTCAAAGTCAGGATGGACTGTGATGGCTGTGAGCTTAAGGTCAAGAATGCCCTCTCTTCCTTAACTG GGGTTAAATCTGTGGAGATAAACAGGAAGCAACAGAAGGTGACTGTGACAGGGTATGTTGAACCAAACAAAGTGCTGAAGAAGGCAAAGTCAACAGGGAAGAGGGCGGAGATATGGCCTTATGTGCCCTACAACTTAGTGGCACAGCCCTACATTGCTCAGGCTTATGACAAGAAGGCACCTCCTGGTTATGTCAGAAATGTGGACAACAATCCCTCCTCCACTGGGACTGTCACAAAATATGAAGACCCTTACACCACCATGTTCAGTGATGATAACCCTAATGCCTGCTCCATCATGTAA